One window from the genome of Crateriforma spongiae encodes:
- the pheT gene encoding phenylalanine--tRNA ligase subunit beta, with the protein MLVSWKWLSRYVNLDMPQKELEDRFSFSGLNHESSETVGDDVVIDLEVTSNRGDCLGHLGVAREVGVLFDQQVCVPKVELTEGDTAVKSLLSVENRFPDACPRYTARVIQGVKIGPSPAEIADVLESVGIGLVNNVVDITNFVMLECGQPLHAFDYDKIAGQKIVVRPADKDETIEAIDHRQYALDPSMCVIADAEKASAVAGVMGGADSEINEASTNLVIEAADFTPLSVRRTARALKLHSPSSYRFERRVDPAGIDWASRRACQLIAQHAGGTVCNGVLDTAPEIPARPPIVLRLSQVERILGIRIAQTEIQRILTALGCKEDKSTVGESHAFVPPTWRHDLTREADLIEEVARIHGYDKIPENASIPVAPSRARPFDTAVSKVRRVLTSAGISEAMTPSVVTRKLDESISPWTDRPAMQTQTAMLEGSRRLRRSLIPSLLSSRAGNWSASSLHADLFEIAHIYLPSEDDDGLPEETYALGLVRGGDFFQLKGIVESLCSRLGVHGRLTVDVVDCQGIQSGTASKLMIQVDGQSYEIGYMGTVDAATLKSWKLPDPVQVAELSLPVVFELANLVPQQQSISPFPSIQRDLNFVLAESVRWGELETVVRSAVDENLAGVRYVETYRDADKDGPDTKRVLLSVELQSATETLSGQQADTMIQSIVDACDQKLSAKLLQ; encoded by the coding sequence ATGCTTGTTTCCTGGAAATGGCTTTCCCGCTACGTCAATCTGGACATGCCACAGAAGGAATTGGAGGACCGATTCAGCTTTTCCGGATTGAATCACGAGTCCAGTGAAACGGTTGGTGACGACGTCGTGATCGACTTGGAAGTCACCAGCAATCGCGGCGACTGTTTGGGGCATCTGGGCGTGGCCCGTGAAGTCGGCGTGCTGTTCGATCAACAGGTTTGCGTGCCCAAGGTCGAATTGACCGAAGGCGATACGGCGGTGAAATCACTGTTAAGCGTGGAGAACCGGTTTCCCGACGCTTGCCCCCGCTACACCGCCCGCGTCATCCAGGGGGTCAAGATTGGCCCAAGCCCGGCGGAGATCGCGGACGTCTTGGAAAGCGTCGGCATCGGCCTGGTCAACAATGTCGTCGACATCACCAACTTTGTGATGTTGGAATGCGGCCAACCGTTGCACGCATTCGACTATGACAAGATCGCCGGCCAGAAGATCGTCGTCCGTCCGGCCGACAAAGACGAAACCATCGAAGCGATCGATCACCGCCAGTACGCACTGGACCCGTCGATGTGCGTCATCGCCGATGCCGAAAAAGCGTCGGCGGTCGCCGGCGTGATGGGCGGTGCTGATTCGGAGATCAACGAAGCGTCAACGAACTTGGTGATCGAAGCCGCCGACTTCACGCCGCTTTCCGTTCGACGGACCGCGCGGGCGTTGAAGCTGCACAGTCCGTCGTCGTACCGGTTCGAACGACGCGTCGACCCGGCCGGGATCGATTGGGCCAGCCGCCGGGCATGCCAACTGATCGCCCAACACGCCGGCGGCACGGTTTGCAACGGCGTTCTAGACACTGCACCGGAGATACCCGCGCGTCCGCCGATCGTTTTGCGTTTGTCACAGGTCGAACGAATCTTGGGGATCCGCATTGCCCAAACGGAAATTCAGCGGATCTTGACCGCCCTGGGCTGTAAGGAAGACAAGTCGACCGTCGGAGAAAGTCACGCGTTCGTTCCGCCGACGTGGCGTCATGATCTGACACGTGAAGCCGACTTGATCGAAGAAGTCGCGCGGATCCATGGCTATGACAAGATCCCCGAAAACGCATCCATTCCGGTCGCCCCCAGTCGGGCTCGCCCGTTCGATACGGCCGTTTCGAAAGTCCGCCGTGTGTTGACGTCGGCGGGGATTTCCGAAGCGATGACCCCCAGCGTCGTGACCCGAAAGCTGGACGAATCGATCAGCCCCTGGACCGATCGACCCGCGATGCAAACGCAAACGGCAATGTTGGAAGGATCGCGTCGGCTGCGGCGTTCGCTGATCCCCAGCCTGCTTTCCAGTCGTGCGGGGAATTGGTCGGCCTCCAGCCTGCACGCGGACCTGTTTGAAATCGCACACATCTATCTGCCATCGGAGGACGATGACGGGCTGCCCGAAGAGACCTACGCGTTGGGTCTGGTTCGCGGCGGCGATTTCTTCCAGCTCAAGGGGATCGTGGAATCACTGTGCAGTCGCCTCGGGGTGCACGGACGTTTGACGGTCGACGTCGTGGATTGCCAGGGGATTCAATCTGGTACCGCGTCAAAGTTGATGATTCAAGTGGACGGCCAGTCGTACGAGATCGGATACATGGGGACGGTGGATGCGGCCACGCTGAAGTCGTGGAAGTTGCCCGATCCGGTCCAGGTTGCGGAATTGTCGCTGCCGGTCGTTTTCGAATTGGCCAACCTGGTGCCACAGCAACAGTCGATCAGCCCGTTCCCGTCGATCCAACGCGATTTGAATTTCGTTCTGGCCGAATCCGTCCGTTGGGGTGAACTGGAAACCGTGGTGCGATCGGCCGTCGATGAAAACCTGGCCGGCGTGCGGTATGTCGAAACGTATCGCGATGCCGACAAGGACGGGCCAGATACGAAACGCGTGTTGTTGTCGGTCGAATTGCAAAGCGCCACCGAAACGCTGAGCGGCCAGCAAGCCGACACGATGATCCAATCGATCGTCGACGCATGCGATCAAAAGCTCAGTGCCAAGTTGCTCCAGTAA
- a CDS encoding L-threonylcarbamoyladenylate synthase, translating to MNQDTDPASLIHWPTDSAIRRAAAALAAGDLVGVPTETVYGLAADATRDDAVSKIYQAKGRPSTNPLIVHAADATAARRYTSLFVGDRHNAGSDPTLIDQWKIASAFWPGPLTVVVPRSSSIPDIVTAGRDTVAIRVPDHPVMRKLLKQCPFPLAAPSANVSNYVSPTIARHVADGLGQSVAMVLDGGRCDWGVESTIIQLDADGPRLLRPGGITAEQLRSVFGRIDVPEQGVNHSKAQVAPGQLPTHYSPDKSLVFVDRYETLLGEPSFQAPQRIGRIAFSRLDDAQRSQFDQVWIVDETGDLRRIASRLFAVLREADQSDCDLLVIDRCEEIGIGRAIMDRLRRATRSVDQSQ from the coding sequence TTGAACCAAGACACCGATCCCGCTTCGCTGATTCACTGGCCCACCGATTCGGCGATACGCCGTGCCGCGGCCGCATTGGCCGCGGGCGATCTGGTGGGCGTTCCCACCGAAACGGTCTACGGCTTGGCCGCCGATGCCACCCGCGATGACGCGGTGTCAAAGATCTATCAAGCCAAGGGACGGCCCAGTACCAATCCGTTGATCGTGCATGCCGCTGACGCGACCGCCGCGCGACGGTACACGTCATTGTTTGTGGGTGACCGACACAACGCAGGCTCGGACCCGACGCTGATCGACCAATGGAAGATTGCATCCGCGTTTTGGCCCGGACCATTGACGGTTGTGGTCCCACGATCGTCATCGATTCCCGACATCGTCACCGCCGGTCGAGACACCGTTGCGATTCGTGTGCCCGATCATCCCGTGATGCGAAAACTGTTGAAACAGTGCCCCTTTCCTTTGGCCGCGCCCAGTGCCAACGTGTCCAACTACGTCAGCCCGACGATCGCCCGGCACGTCGCCGATGGTTTGGGGCAATCCGTGGCGATGGTCTTGGACGGAGGCCGTTGTGACTGGGGGGTCGAATCAACAATCATCCAGTTGGATGCCGACGGCCCACGCCTGCTGCGACCCGGTGGCATCACGGCGGAACAGCTTCGCAGCGTCTTTGGCCGGATCGACGTTCCCGAACAAGGTGTCAATCACTCCAAGGCTCAGGTCGCGCCCGGTCAACTGCCAACGCACTATTCACCCGACAAGTCGCTGGTGTTCGTGGACCGGTATGAAACGCTGCTTGGCGAACCGTCATTTCAAGCACCGCAAAGAATCGGACGCATCGCATTCAGCAGACTGGATGATGCCCAGCGGTCGCAGTTTGACCAAGTCTGGATCGTCGATGAAACGGGCGACCTGCGCCGAATCGCGTCACGTTTGTTTGCCGTCTTGCGTGAAGCCGACCAGAGCGATTGTGATCTGTTGGTGATCGATCGCTGTGAAGAAATCGGTATCGGCCGCGCGATCATGGACCGACTGCGTCGTGCGACGCGGTCGGTCGATCAAAGCCAATAG
- the aqpZ gene encoding aquaporin Z, with translation MHRKLLAEMIGTFILVFGGCGAAVFAANIPNEESAALATNMGFGYLGVSFAFGLTVLGCAYAFGGVSGCHLNPAVTVGLTAAGRFKPAELPGYVIAQVVGAIAASGLLYFLLQQGPDGYVITEGRLAANGYGEFSPSGYSMLAALVAEIVCTFIFLIVILGATSKHASPAAAGIAIGLTLTLIHLVDIPLTNCSVNPARSTGPAVFVGGSAIGQLWLFWVAPLAGAALAGVVSRIVNADDADAA, from the coding sequence ATGCATCGCAAGTTATTGGCCGAGATGATCGGCACGTTCATTCTGGTTTTCGGCGGCTGCGGTGCAGCGGTCTTCGCGGCCAACATTCCCAACGAAGAATCCGCCGCATTGGCTACCAACATGGGATTCGGATACTTGGGCGTCAGTTTCGCGTTTGGTCTGACCGTCCTGGGATGTGCGTACGCCTTTGGTGGTGTTTCGGGTTGTCACCTGAATCCCGCGGTGACGGTCGGCCTAACGGCGGCGGGTCGGTTCAAGCCGGCGGAGCTTCCCGGCTATGTGATCGCCCAAGTCGTCGGTGCGATCGCCGCGTCGGGCTTGCTGTATTTTCTGTTGCAACAGGGCCCCGATGGTTATGTGATCACCGAGGGCCGATTGGCGGCAAATGGATACGGGGAATTTTCGCCCAGCGGTTACAGCATGCTGGCCGCTTTGGTCGCCGAAATCGTTTGCACGTTCATCTTCTTGATCGTGATCCTGGGGGCGACATCCAAACACGCTTCACCAGCCGCCGCAGGCATTGCCATCGGTTTGACGCTGACTCTGATTCACCTGGTCGACATCCCGCTGACCAATTGCAGTGTGAACCCGGCACGTAGCACCGGGCCGGCCGTCTTTGTCGGTGGATCCGCAATCGGCCAACTGTGGTTGTTCTGGGTCGCGCCGCTTGCCGGTGCCGCGTTGGCTGGTGTGGTCAGCCGCATCGTCAACGCCGATGACGCGGATGCCGCGTAA
- a CDS encoding NHL repeat-containing protein, with translation MSHRIVVRTTPDWFRRPHPISFALVVLMLLSVDVPAVWSQTVTATVPVGMPFGVEVDGDDVWVTSITDESVGLISPDDRYRPLIGGAEAGVFQWPHEVRVGDAKQLYIADTRNHRIIRVDTDGGSAEQTDPADHRYQVIAGTGKAGFADGPGGSALFNQPHSVVVLDAKTLLIADTKNHRIRKLDLKSGVVSPFCGDGSPELPKDGQARQQASLFGPRSLAVDDASIWIALREGNSIWRLDRATDTLHHIAGNGQKGYDGDGGSAKAATMNGPKGLDIDAEGGVLVVDTENHCVRRVDVAADRIETVLGGNQAAKTTELKRPHGIAATGQGRSFWLADSENDRMLLFEDQ, from the coding sequence ATGAGTCACCGTATTGTAGTGCGAACCACGCCTGATTGGTTCCGCCGCCCGCATCCGATTTCTTTTGCGCTGGTGGTTTTGATGCTGTTGTCCGTGGACGTCCCGGCCGTCTGGTCGCAAACCGTCACGGCAACCGTTCCGGTCGGCATGCCGTTCGGCGTGGAAGTCGACGGCGATGACGTTTGGGTCACCAGCATCACCGATGAAAGCGTTGGATTGATTTCCCCCGATGATCGTTATCGCCCGCTGATCGGTGGCGCCGAAGCCGGTGTGTTTCAGTGGCCGCATGAAGTCCGCGTCGGTGACGCCAAACAGTTGTACATCGCCGACACTCGGAACCACCGAATCATTCGCGTCGATACCGACGGCGGCAGTGCCGAACAAACCGATCCGGCGGACCATCGCTACCAAGTCATCGCGGGAACGGGCAAAGCCGGCTTTGCCGATGGTCCCGGCGGATCAGCCTTGTTTAACCAGCCACACAGCGTCGTGGTGCTGGACGCCAAGACGTTGTTGATTGCCGACACCAAGAATCACCGCATTCGCAAGTTGGATTTGAAGTCCGGTGTTGTCTCGCCATTCTGCGGCGACGGTTCACCCGAACTTCCAAAGGACGGCCAAGCTCGCCAACAGGCTTCTCTGTTCGGTCCACGTTCACTTGCCGTTGATGACGCATCGATTTGGATCGCCTTGCGTGAAGGCAACAGCATCTGGCGTTTAGATCGCGCGACCGATACGCTGCATCACATCGCCGGCAACGGCCAGAAAGGCTATGACGGTGACGGCGGATCCGCCAAAGCCGCGACGATGAACGGTCCCAAGGGGCTGGACATTGATGCCGAAGGCGGTGTGCTGGTCGTCGACACCGAAAACCACTGCGTGCGCCGTGTTGACGTCGCCGCGGACCGTATCGAAACCGTGTTGGGCGGCAATCAGGCTGCGAAGACGACCGAATTGAAGCGACCGCACGGGATCGCCGCGACGGGGCAGGGCCGATCGTTCTGGCTGGCGGATTCGGAGAACGATCGAATGTTGCTGTTCGAAGATCAGTGA
- a CDS encoding TonB-dependent receptor — protein sequence MPSERPTTDRKALQVNLDSRRYGSFAEIGAGQEVVRWFFRVGAAAGTIAKSMSAYDMSVSDAIYGKCDRYVCRQRLEDMLDREHKLNLERLRESRGDSTAFFAFADTVSARNYHGTNECHGWMGIRFQAHPRDEDSQIIIHVRMLDKNMEAQQEALGIVGVNLLYGAFFMHHEPEQLLESLLDNLSTQRIEIDMIEFSGIAFRHVDNRVMSLRLVQLGLSSAAMFSASGDVLQPSEVLYKRPILVERGSFRPVTHVNLDMLSAARESFKKEADVEEDRIVQLAEITMRNLQANGDIDLRDFLARADTLAACGMTVLISDYFEFYRLAAYLSRYTKERIGITLGAGSLAELFNEKYYTGLEGGILESFGRMFKNDLKLYIYPLLDRETGTLTTVDNLSVSPDLDKLYHYLVDTGCIEQLDAYNPEHLSTFSREVLKMIDAGDPAWEDHVPAEVASVIKRRGFFGHKAGVTESRLAAMLPPTPSIGMPANI from the coding sequence ATGCCCAGCGAACGCCCCACCACCGACCGGAAAGCTCTGCAAGTCAATCTGGATTCCCGCCGCTATGGATCGTTCGCCGAGATCGGTGCCGGCCAGGAAGTCGTTCGGTGGTTCTTTCGCGTCGGTGCCGCCGCCGGCACGATCGCCAAGAGCATGTCCGCCTATGACATGTCCGTCAGCGACGCGATCTATGGCAAATGCGACCGCTACGTTTGTCGCCAGCGGTTGGAAGACATGCTGGATCGCGAACACAAATTGAACTTGGAACGGTTGCGTGAAAGCCGTGGGGATTCGACCGCCTTCTTTGCGTTTGCCGACACCGTTTCGGCCCGCAATTATCACGGCACCAACGAATGTCACGGATGGATGGGGATTCGTTTCCAGGCACACCCGCGGGACGAAGACAGCCAGATCATCATTCACGTCCGGATGCTGGACAAGAACATGGAGGCGCAGCAGGAAGCGCTCGGCATCGTCGGCGTGAACTTGTTGTACGGTGCGTTCTTCATGCACCACGAACCCGAACAATTGCTCGAATCGTTGCTGGATAATCTGTCAACGCAGCGGATCGAGATCGACATGATCGAGTTTTCCGGCATCGCATTCCGCCATGTCGACAACCGCGTGATGAGTCTGCGACTGGTGCAGCTGGGACTCAGCAGCGCCGCGATGTTCTCGGCATCGGGCGACGTACTGCAGCCGTCGGAGGTCCTTTACAAGCGACCAATTCTGGTCGAACGCGGCAGTTTCCGTCCGGTCACGCACGTCAACTTGGACATGTTGTCGGCCGCACGTGAAAGCTTCAAGAAAGAAGCCGATGTGGAAGAGGACCGCATCGTCCAGTTGGCCGAAATCACCATGCGGAACTTGCAAGCCAACGGCGACATTGATCTGCGTGACTTCTTGGCCCGCGCCGACACGCTGGCTGCTTGTGGCATGACGGTGTTGATCTCCGACTACTTCGAGTTTTATCGCTTGGCCGCCTACCTTTCGCGGTACACGAAAGAGCGGATCGGGATCACGCTGGGCGCCGGCAGCCTGGCCGAGTTGTTCAACGAAAAGTATTACACCGGCCTAGAAGGCGGCATCTTGGAATCGTTCGGACGCATGTTCAAAAACGATCTGAAGCTGTACATCTACCCGCTGTTGGATCGCGAAACGGGCACCCTGACGACGGTCGACAACCTTTCGGTTTCGCCCGATTTGGACAAGCTGTACCACTACTTGGTCGACACGGGGTGCATCGAACAGCTGGACGCGTACAACCCGGAACACCTTTCGACGTTCTCTCGCGAAGTGTTGAAGATGATCGACGCGGGCGACCCGGCTTGGGAAGACCATGTTCCGGCGGAAGTGGCCAGCGTGATCAAGCGACGCGGATTCTTCGGCCACAAAGCGGGCGTGACGGAATCTCGACTGGCCGCGATGTTGCCCCCGACCCCCAGCATCGGCATGCCGGCGAACATCTGA
- a CDS encoding mechanosensitive ion channel domain-containing protein, whose protein sequence is MRRIPASGHALALGIIVALLPGLSTAQQIIVHGPVAPPLHGQVISSTPVGRPVIVSERVISERPVRSSSSASVTRSTQPTSGSTIVTRPIRNTTSTEANGKSTFANTRSNTTSRFGSPRSSRSSADSGVKANPASVNADPASYPLLPRDHREPDDWASSVYADQHLRSARDSIDRFDSIHRSGAPVIADVAYENAQYVRQWIEAARSYLRLSDQVHDADRNRRSTLHDFQEVQQKLEHHGLTPTVGLLLRHKKEQLDQWQVEHGQATFVNQALSDARQQQLKLDLVEFDGSDPIAQASRLLAKAGYRDVPDHDPLRRQVEELLDQRYAWLDSLRTAYGDYQNKLSELDSVTNASRDLADEYRALIDRHVAWIRSDDPISLADLQNFKSGMGALFDAQRSADFGPTVERKLRDNPVAGISTLAWIIVALAVRWLAKSWLIGIGNKKRLRKTHPMRRKLYAGLLTVVVATGIPSCFFLISRWLGDGIVSEATLYASSAFAAGSLVALLIEVPRQWLRAGGYLDQHVDIELERRPRAMTYLTIVGTGLVIAAYAVTLMGLMNQGMWRGSVSRIGFITAMLLVAWTLHRSFKPTGGFLEPLIERYCGSVIHHARLLLYIAALAFPFAMIGLSLLGYGFTTAEIIRRAIWTSVIAMSAAMIWPGLKYASEELWERITGMAGDQADGDVIGGYAETGKVSGALGEHFLELKHHLAFLCQCGLVLVAVFGFGWLWIDVFPNAQVGNPVVWTVDDVVTQTVIDADGTSSLQSTTEPRPVTAFHLVLAAATLFVAFQLAKLLPALFDALVLQRVSFDEGMEHFTFILGRVLIFGVGCLVAGRFIGLRWQTIQWLAVGLTIGLGFGLQDMVRNLFGGMIVLFEKPARLGDRITVGKVTGRVAAQRLRTTVLADDDGREVIVPNKNFVSTDVVNWMGAGRLSVVAMEVSTTRDQRPADLCRMLQELMIDQPDVLLTPAPQATLVCVGQRSQRIEVRLWVEETKSVSRYRDEMLRLIRTFLSERDLLAGNQPSQPELADVMPGGDELDNLFDDDFDTPNLSKPARRRRRA, encoded by the coding sequence TTGCGGCGGATTCCGGCGTCCGGCCACGCATTGGCGTTGGGAATCATCGTCGCGTTGCTTCCCGGATTGTCGACGGCTCAACAGATCATCGTCCACGGTCCGGTCGCGCCGCCGCTGCACGGCCAGGTCATCTCGTCGACACCCGTCGGCCGGCCGGTCATCGTTTCGGAACGCGTCATTTCCGAACGTCCGGTGCGATCTTCGTCATCCGCATCGGTGACTCGCAGCACCCAGCCGACGTCCGGTTCGACGATCGTAACGCGGCCGATCCGCAACACAACGTCGACCGAGGCCAACGGAAAATCCACCTTTGCCAACACGCGATCCAACACGACGTCGCGTTTCGGTTCGCCCCGTTCGTCTCGATCGTCGGCCGATTCGGGCGTCAAAGCCAATCCGGCGTCGGTCAACGCTGACCCGGCCAGTTATCCGCTGTTGCCCCGAGACCATCGGGAACCTGACGATTGGGCGTCATCGGTCTATGCGGACCAACATCTGCGATCGGCCCGAGACTCCATCGACCGGTTCGATTCGATCCATCGATCGGGGGCACCGGTCATCGCAGACGTCGCCTACGAGAACGCACAGTATGTCAGGCAATGGATCGAAGCGGCGCGATCGTACCTGCGGCTGTCCGATCAGGTTCACGATGCGGATCGCAACCGCCGATCCACGCTGCATGATTTCCAAGAAGTTCAACAGAAACTGGAACACCACGGGCTGACGCCGACCGTCGGATTACTGCTGCGGCACAAGAAAGAACAACTGGACCAGTGGCAGGTCGAACACGGCCAAGCGACGTTCGTCAATCAAGCCTTGTCCGACGCCCGCCAACAGCAGTTGAAGCTGGACTTGGTCGAATTCGACGGTTCCGACCCGATCGCTCAAGCGTCACGTTTGCTGGCCAAAGCCGGCTATCGCGATGTCCCCGATCACGACCCGCTGCGGCGACAAGTCGAAGAATTGTTGGACCAGCGGTACGCTTGGTTGGATTCGCTTCGCACGGCCTATGGCGACTATCAAAACAAACTGAGCGAACTGGATTCGGTGACCAATGCGTCGCGTGACTTGGCCGACGAATATCGCGCGCTGATTGATCGGCATGTGGCATGGATTCGCAGCGACGATCCGATCAGTTTGGCCGACCTGCAGAACTTTAAGAGCGGGATGGGCGCGCTGTTCGACGCCCAACGAAGCGCCGATTTCGGACCGACCGTTGAACGAAAATTGCGTGACAATCCCGTGGCGGGGATCAGCACGTTGGCCTGGATCATTGTCGCATTAGCCGTCCGCTGGCTGGCCAAGTCATGGCTGATCGGTATCGGCAATAAAAAGCGTCTTCGCAAAACGCATCCGATGCGGCGAAAGCTGTACGCCGGCCTTTTGACCGTGGTCGTCGCGACGGGAATCCCATCGTGCTTCTTTTTGATTTCGCGATGGTTGGGCGACGGCATCGTTTCCGAAGCCACGCTGTATGCGTCCAGCGCTTTTGCGGCCGGCAGTCTGGTCGCTCTGTTGATCGAAGTTCCCCGGCAATGGTTGCGTGCCGGCGGGTACTTGGACCAACACGTCGACATCGAACTGGAACGCCGGCCTCGGGCGATGACCTACCTGACCATCGTGGGCACCGGTTTGGTCATTGCCGCCTATGCCGTGACGCTGATGGGGTTGATGAACCAGGGAATGTGGCGTGGGTCGGTGTCGCGAATCGGTTTCATTACCGCCATGTTGTTGGTCGCCTGGACACTGCACCGTTCGTTCAAACCGACCGGCGGATTCTTGGAACCGCTGATCGAAAGATACTGTGGCAGCGTGATTCACCACGCACGATTGTTGCTTTACATCGCCGCCCTGGCCTTTCCGTTCGCGATGATCGGGCTGTCTTTACTAGGATACGGATTCACGACAGCGGAGATCATTCGACGTGCAATTTGGACATCCGTGATCGCGATGTCGGCCGCCATGATCTGGCCGGGTTTGAAATACGCGTCGGAAGAACTGTGGGAACGCATCACCGGAATGGCGGGCGACCAAGCGGACGGTGACGTGATCGGTGGCTATGCGGAAACCGGCAAGGTGTCCGGGGCCTTGGGCGAACACTTTCTGGAACTGAAACACCACTTGGCGTTCCTGTGCCAGTGTGGCTTGGTCTTGGTCGCGGTGTTCGGATTCGGATGGCTTTGGATCGATGTCTTTCCCAATGCACAAGTCGGCAATCCGGTCGTCTGGACCGTCGATGACGTGGTGACCCAAACGGTGATCGATGCGGACGGCACCAGCAGCCTTCAGTCAACGACCGAACCGCGCCCGGTCACCGCGTTTCATTTGGTGCTGGCAGCGGCCACCCTGTTTGTGGCCTTTCAACTGGCAAAGCTATTGCCAGCGCTATTCGATGCGTTGGTTCTGCAGCGTGTTTCCTTTGACGAAGGCATGGAACATTTCACCTTCATCCTTGGACGCGTGTTGATATTCGGTGTCGGATGTCTGGTTGCTGGACGATTCATCGGTTTGCGTTGGCAGACGATCCAGTGGTTGGCGGTCGGGTTGACCATCGGGCTGGGATTCGGGTTGCAAGACATGGTCCGCAACCTGTTCGGTGGCATGATCGTGTTGTTCGAAAAGCCAGCCAGACTGGGCGATCGCATCACGGTGGGCAAGGTCACCGGTCGCGTGGCGGCGCAGCGATTGCGGACCACGGTGTTGGCCGACGATGACGGACGCGAAGTCATCGTTCCCAACAAGAACTTCGTCAGTACCGATGTCGTGAACTGGATGGGGGCGGGACGGCTGAGTGTGGTGGCGATGGAGGTGTCGACCACCCGCGACCAGCGACCAGCCGACCTGTGCCGCATGTTACAGGAATTGATGATCGATCAACCGGACGTTCTGTTGACCCCGGCCCCACAAGCGACGCTTGTGTGCGTGGGCCAGCGGTCACAGCGAATCGAAGTCCGGCTTTGGGTGGAAGAGACCAAGAGCGTCTCCCGATATCGTGACGAAATGCTGCGGTTGATCCGCACCTTCTTAAGCGAACGGGACCTGCTGGCCGGCAATCAGCCGTCGCAACCCGAACTCGCCGACGTCATGCCCGGCGGCGACGAACTTGACAACCTTTTCGACGACGATTTCGACACCCCCAACCTCTCCAAACCCGCCCGTCGACGCCGCCGCGCCTGA
- a CDS encoding sigma-70 family RNA polymerase sigma factor translates to MNDETEPDIDLTDPSVIARYEPYLRMLARTQSRRAYQAKVGASDMVQQVMLQAVQGFDGFRGKTEAELRGWLRQILANHLCHLDRDMHRDKRDVSREQSMQQAVHQSSMRLEQLLAGDMATPSQHMAVGESVIRLATAIEKLPDDQRDAVRLHYLDGLKLAEVAQRMGKSNGSIAGLLHRGMKQLRREFEA, encoded by the coding sequence ATGAACGACGAAACCGAACCGGACATCGACTTGACCGACCCTTCGGTGATCGCCCGATATGAGCCGTATCTGCGAATGCTGGCCCGGACTCAATCGCGTCGTGCGTACCAGGCGAAGGTCGGTGCCAGCGACATGGTCCAACAGGTGATGTTGCAGGCCGTGCAGGGATTCGACGGTTTTCGCGGTAAGACCGAAGCCGAACTGCGGGGCTGGCTAAGACAAATCTTGGCGAATCATCTGTGTCACCTGGATCGCGACATGCACCGTGACAAACGCGATGTATCCAGGGAACAATCGATGCAGCAAGCGGTGCATCAATCGTCGATGCGTCTGGAACAATTGCTGGCCGGCGACATGGCCACGCCCAGCCAGCACATGGCGGTCGGCGAGAGTGTGATTCGGCTGGCGACGGCGATCGAAAAGCTGCCGGACGACCAGCGTGATGCCGTGCGTCTGCACTATTTGGATGGCTTGAAATTGGCCGAGGTGGCACAGCGGATGGGGAAGTCCAATGGTTCAATCGCCGGCTTGTTGCACCGGGGAATGAAACAGTTGCGCCGGGAATTCGAAGCGTAG